The following proteins are co-located in the Shouchella hunanensis genome:
- a CDS encoding TlpA disulfide reductase family protein, which translates to MKQGKWLGVLWLIGLLLVTSTAEAREEGPHMNQVLAPFSGSTLNGKTIHYEIGAYDKTVIHFFATWCYPCQEEMPAIVSLSEQLNQQPKSQFIPINLTSSENSVKALTPFLQQYEATFDPLLDNDGSLQKGFQIFGIPTTIVINADGTIIQRINGPINKEEFLSISEQS; encoded by the coding sequence ATGAAGCAAGGAAAATGGCTCGGCGTACTTTGGCTAATAGGGCTCCTACTCGTGACATCTACAGCTGAAGCTCGGGAAGAAGGGCCTCACATGAACCAAGTATTGGCACCCTTTAGTGGCTCAACACTAAATGGAAAAACAATCCATTATGAGATTGGTGCATATGATAAAACGGTAATTCATTTTTTTGCGACTTGGTGCTATCCCTGTCAAGAAGAAATGCCTGCTATTGTTAGCTTAAGTGAACAATTAAACCAGCAACCAAAGAGTCAATTTATCCCCATAAATTTAACTAGCTCAGAAAATAGCGTAAAAGCGTTAACCCCATTTTTACAACAATATGAGGCAACATTTGATCCACTCTTAGATAATGACGGATCTTTGCAAAAGGGGTTTCAAATTTTTGGCATACCCACAACGATTGTGATTAATGCCGATGGAACGATTATTCAACGGATAAACGGTCCTATTAATAAAGAAGAGTTTTTATCCATTAGCGAACAATCGTAA
- a CDS encoding HD domain-containing protein — MRDVTLTQVFDHHITQKYINRSGMAHAIRVAYHAYALAINHKVDVDLATKAAFLHDIGHYTWYKNGKWDYSLYKAYDIHPIKGAERAHKLLIRLGEHPKKAKEIAIAILLHTDSHLPPSQLSLTPLQQIVAQADTLDEEPGGDHHYRSITMERARSLLQDLDVQIDALLNE; from the coding sequence ATGAGAGATGTTACATTAACTCAAGTCTTTGACCATCATATTACACAAAAATACATTAATCGTTCAGGTATGGCTCATGCAATTCGTGTGGCTTATCACGCGTACGCCTTAGCCATTAATCATAAAGTTGACGTTGATTTAGCTACTAAGGCGGCATTCTTGCATGATATCGGTCATTACACATGGTATAAAAATGGAAAATGGGACTATTCACTTTATAAAGCGTATGACATTCATCCCATAAAAGGTGCTGAACGTGCCCATAAACTATTAATTCGACTTGGTGAACATCCAAAAAAAGCAAAAGAAATTGCCATTGCTATTCTTCTTCACACCGATTCACATTTACCTCCAAGTCAGTTATCTTTAACACCGCTTCAACAAATTGTTGCTCAAGCGGATACGCTCGATGAAGAACCAGGAGGCGATCACCATTATCGTTCAATTACAATGGAACGCGCCCGTAGCCTTCTTCAAGACCTTGATGTACAAATTGATGCGCTTTTGAATGAGTAA
- the trhA gene encoding PAQR family membrane homeostasis protein TrhA: MAETHIFTKREEIANAITHGVGTLLSIAALTLLIVYSSLYGTAWHVVTFTIYGASMLLLYISSTMVHSFPPGKAKDVFEIMDHAAIYVFIAGTYTPIALILVGGGLGWTLFGIAWGFALGGVIFKIFFVKKFLFISTMIYLLMGWLALLAIGPIFHSLSTTGIWYLLIGGIFYSVGTIFYMWRGFPYHHAVWHLFVIAGSVFHFFLILHHVLPVGL, translated from the coding sequence TTGGCGGAGACGCATATTTTTACAAAACGAGAAGAAATTGCAAATGCCATTACACATGGTGTTGGTACACTGCTGAGTATCGCTGCCCTAACGTTGCTCATTGTCTATTCGAGCTTGTATGGTACTGCTTGGCATGTTGTGACATTTACCATTTATGGGGCAAGTATGTTGCTCCTATATATTTCCTCAACAATGGTTCATAGCTTTCCACCTGGTAAAGCAAAAGATGTGTTTGAAATAATGGATCATGCAGCCATTTACGTGTTTATTGCAGGGACGTATACGCCTATTGCACTTATTCTAGTAGGTGGCGGCTTAGGATGGACCTTATTTGGAATTGCTTGGGGATTTGCCCTTGGTGGCGTGATCTTTAAGATCTTTTTCGTGAAAAAATTCTTGTTCATATCAACAATGATTTACTTATTAATGGGATGGCTTGCATTGCTTGCAATAGGGCCGATTTTTCATTCACTTTCAACTACGGGTATTTGGTATTTACTCATTGGTGGTATCTTTTACTCAGTTGGTACGATTTTTTATATGTGGAGAGGATTTCCCTATCATCATGCGGTATGGCATTTGTTTGTTATAGCCGGCTCGGTTTTCCATTTCTTTTTAATCCTCCATCATGTGTTACCAGTAGGTTTGTAA